GATGGCTGTAATGTCGAGCATCACCCGTCGCCATGAAGGACCACCACCTTCACGTACGGCAAATGTGCAACTAGATTCGAgaattagaaaaaaaaaaaaagtggcaaGCAGACTAATTTGTAGGGCACCAACGAATGACGAGTAAAATAAACAGAAGGGAATACAACAACCGACCTCGGGGAGCGGTAACGTATTTTAAGAGGATGCACACAGGAAACCCAGACACACTTGCCACACCGATCACCGCCAAAGTACATACGCGCATAAAGGTATGAACTGTCGTCTGTGAAAAGGCCAAATAAGAGGCCGTTCACAGAAGACTAGAGTTGTTGCAAACACCGTCAGCCACTCCAATTCAGTGCACCAGaggagcaaaagcaaaaaaaacgacaacagGCCAACATATCACTTATCGCCTGTGCGTTAAGAACAGAAATCACCATGTAACATCGCCATGGCTGAACCAAGGGGGAATTGAGAAATCAAATATGCTGAGTGACAAACAACGCCGACTGCTTCAGAGAGGAGCACAGTCCGTTATGCATCACTTATTATCTCCTGGGGGCCTACCGTCTGAGTCGACGTGGTTACTGATGCGGACCCCATTGCCACCTGTGGCTGACAGACCAACAGAAACCTTGAAACTGTCGTATAGGAGCCACTGCAAAGCTGTCAACGCTCCCGTCATCATCATACGGAGCTCAACGCCTTTCCACAGCCCACTCCACCCAAGTTCCCGAACAATCTGGACCACCTTCCTCTTGTCCGCCGCGGGCGAACCCTCTACACGCTGATTGAGCTTCGACACCACCGTGTCTGCAGGATGAGACACTGCTGCACAAAGGAAACCGGCAAGTACACCAGATATGACCGACACCAACAGCTGAACGTACTTCGGTGCGGGGTCACTAGGGGACGTTAACAAATAGCGATACGCCAGGCGTACAATAACCTCGAAGCTGAGAAATTTGACAACGGTGTAGGGAACCTGTCGGCACCAGAGTGCCGGAAGACCCTTATAAAACCCATAGATACCCTCACTTGAGTACACAAGCGGAAAGAAATACGACAACTCCGTATGGGCAACATTTGATGTTTGGATAATGATTTTGACAGCCTCCCAGGGTGCCAAAGCAACGTCGGCGAAGATCTCAGCTACACCGCTAGAGACGACAAAAATACCCAATTTGCTAACATAGCTGAGCACCATCGGAGATGCGGCAGATCCTTCAAGCCTTGAGCAAAACCAAAACTTCAGTAACtcatacaacaaaaattttaGACCACCCTGTGAGgaataaccaaaaaaagTAGGAACCCACCCTCTCGTAAACACTGAAATCGACCGAAACCAACACCCACCACAATTCCTCCACAAAGAGCGAAAACCGTCTGTCATAGAATTGTACAGTCCAACCTGCACACCACATTTTACCAAATCAACAGGAGTCATGGACGTATGGGCCAAACCACTAATGACACCAccaagaaagcaacaaaaaaaataaaatgcggAAAACTCGACAACAACACGCCTACTCCACACgaataaaaaagataaagtaaaaaaaacaaaataaacaaaaaacaaacgataaGCAACATAATCACCTTCAAATGAAAATAACCGCGACACAACCACAAAATAGAGCCTAAATTTCCCTAAAAAATCAAATCGACCTAACATTTAcctaaaagaaaggaaacagagggaaaaaaataaaacaaaaaaacaaaacaaaatacaaaaaaatacaaaaaataaacaaaaacggaGAGATTTAGGATGTTTAGCTGGAAGCGTGTGACACAGCCTTCGTCCCCTCTGCCATCGCGTGCTTCGCGAGGTCAGCAGGCAGCACAAGGCGCACAGCCGTCTGCAACTCGCGAGCGCCCAGGGTCCGCTTCCGGTTCACACGCACGATCGTAGCAGCCTCTGCAGCAATGCGCTCAAACAGGTCGTTCACAAATGAGTTCACGATCTTCATCGTCCGGCTGGTCATCGACATCTGGCTGTTGATCGAGCGGAGTGAGCGGCTGACGTAGACGTTCCATGTGCGCTTGCGCTGGCGCCGcgtcttcttcgcctccttgcGCGTCTTGGCCGGTGTGCTCTTAGGAGTGGCCATCGTTCCCTTGTAGATTGTTGATGCGAGTTGCCTGAGGTAGCTTGTAGCGTGAAATCTatgcacacaccaacaaatcggaggtaacagcaccgcaatacaatgtggaagagaagaaatgaaaaaagaagtagttgcacttcaacgcacaggtaacacgagggcagcgcacgcaagtcaaaggggagaggaagattatgtgaccgcacagcaacagcagcaagcgcGGGTAACAGCTGACAGCGACTTCTTTGCCATGACACGCTGCCTTGCATAGCAGTACATAGCGCCTGCGGCCACACCGATACATACACACTGTGAAATGCGCTAGCGGTGCCAAAAGCGAATGCGAATGCCTTCATGTCAGCGCGTggaccacacgcacacacacacacacacgaaaagaacgaaggcagcggcacattccggcaaacagtgaaatctatcaccaccacaaggagagggtatggtggggggaaaataaaaaaggaatatcaaTGCCTCACCTGAGGGGCACTGAGGGATCTAATGTCAAGGTGGCAAACCAAAGGTCTCCTGATGTAGGATGTTTAGCTGGAAGCGTGTGACACAGCCTTCGTCCCCTCTGCCATCGCGTGCTTCGCGAGGTCAGCAGGCAGCACAAGGCGCACAGCCGTCTGCAACTCGCGAGCGCCCAGGGTCCGCTTCCGGTTCACACGCACGATCGTAGCAGCCTCTGCAGCAATGCGCTCAAACAGGTCGTTCACAAATGAGTTCACGATCTTCATCGTCCGGCTGGTCATCGACATCTGGCTGTTGATCGAGCGGAGTGAGCGGCTGACGTAGACGTTCCATGTGCGCTTGCGCTGGCGCCGcgtcttcttcgcctccttgcGCGTCTTGGCCGGTGTGCTCTTAGGAGTGGCCATCGTTCCCTTGTAGATTGTTGATGCGAGTTGCCTGAGGTAGCTTGTAGCGTGAAATCTatgcacacaccaacaaatcggaggtaacagcaccgcaatacaatgtggaagagaagaaatgaaaaaagaagtagttgcacttcaacgcacaggtaacacgagggcagcgcacgcaagtcaaaggggagaggaagattatgtgaccgcacagcaacagcagcaagcgcGGGTAACAGCTGACAGCGACTTCTTTGCCATGACACGCTGCCTTGCATAGCAGTACATAGCGCCTGCGGCCACACCGATACATACACACTGTGAAATGCGCTAGCGGTGCCAAAAGCGAATGCGAATGCCTTCGTGTCAGCGCGTggaccacacgcacacacacacacacacgaaaagaacgaaggcagcggcacattccggcaaacagtgaaatctatcaccaccacaaggagagggtatggtggggggaaaataaaaaaggaatatcaaTGCCTCACCTGAGGGGCACTGAGGGATCTAATGTCAAGGTGGCAAACCAAAGGTCTCCTGATGTAGGATGTTTAGCTGGAAGCGTGTGACACAGCCTTCGTCCCCTCTGCCATCGCGTGCTTCGCGAGGTCAGCAGGCAGCACAAGGCGCACAGCCGTCTGCAACTCGCGAGCGCCCAGGGTCCGCTTCCGGTTCACACGCACGATCGTAGCAGCCTCTGCAGCAATGCGCTCAAACAGGTCGTTCACAAATGAGTTCACGATCTTCATCGTCCGGCTGGTCATCGACATCTGGCTGTTGATCGAGCGGAGTGAGCGGCTGACGTAGACGTTCCATGTGCGCTTGCGCTGGCGCCGcttcttcttcgcctccttgcGCATCTTGGCAGAAGAGAACGAAGGAGCGGGCATCCTTCACCCACCAACTTCTTGCCCCCAACCAACGTCGTTCCCAGAACTGGGACGTGTAGAACCCTTCGAATTGGTGTCATGCTGACAATAATGGCAATAACAGTGGTGACAATCAACGGTTCTCTAATAACGCCCAGCACCAGTTTGAGCGTTTTGACGGAAAAACATGAAGAGGACGCACTGTTGTGAATCACATCATCCGACCCTCCGCCGCTGGTCGGGGCACACTGCTCTCCTGCTTCATTGGCAGACACACGGGTTGGTTCCCCTTTAGGCGCGTAGAGTGGAGGCGTTGCACCCGTTTCCCGCGTTGTCCGAAGCCGATTATCGGAGGTGGCGGTATCCTTCACAATCCCGCATCTGTTCTTCTCCCCTCGACACGACATTTCTCTCTCACAACCCTCTGCTTTTTCCTGAGCGCACGCAGACAGNNNNNNNNNNNNNNNNNNNNNNNNNNNNNNNNNNNNNNNNNNNNNNNNNNNNNNNNNNNNNNNNNNNNNNNNNNNNNNNNNNNNNNNNNNNNNNNNNNNNGAAGTGGTTGCAGTTCTACGCACAGGTAACACGAGGGCAGCGCACGCAAgtcaaaggggagaggaagattATGTGgccgcacagcaacagcagcaagcgcGGGTACCAGCTGACAGCGAATTCTACAGCGTGACACGCTGCCTGGCATAGCAGTACATAGCGCAGGCGACCACACCGATACATACACACTGAGAAATGCGCTAGCGGTGCCAAAAGCGAATGCGAATGCCTTCATGTCAGCGCGTggaccacacgcacacacacacacacacacacacacacacgaaaagaacgaaggcagcggcacattccggcaaacagtgaaatctatcaccaccacaaggagagggtatggtggggggaaaataaaaaaggaatatcaaTGCCTCACCTGAGGGGCACTGAGGGATCTAATGTCAAGGTGGCAAACCAAAGGTCTCCTGATGTAGGGTGTTTAGCTGGAAGCGTGTGACACAGCCTTCGTCCCCTCTGCCATCGCGTGCTTCGCGAGGTCAGCAGGCAGCACAAGGCGCACAGCCGTCTGCAACTCGCGAGCGCCCAGGGTCCGCTTCCGGTTCACACGCACGATCGTAGCAGCCTCTGCAGCAATGCGCTCAAACAGGTCGTTCACAAATGAGTTCACGATCTTCATCGTCCGGCTGGTCATCGACATCTGGCTGTTGATCGAGCGGAGTGAGCGGCTGACGTAGACGTTCCATGTGCGCTTGCGCTGGCGCCGCGTCTTCTTCGGCTCCTTGCGCGTCTTGGCCGGTGTGCTCCTAAGAGTGGCCATCGTTCCCTTGTAGATTGTTGATGCGAGTTGCCTGAGGTAGCTTGTAGCGTGAAATCTatgcacacaccaacaaatcggaggtaacagcaccgcaatacaatgtggaagagaagaaatgaaaaaagaagtagttgcacttcaacgcacaggtaacacgagggcagcgcacgcaagtcaaaggggagaggaagattatgtgaccgcacagcaacagcagcaagcgcGGGTAACAGCTGACAGCGACTTCTTTGCCATGACACGCTGCCTTGCATAGCAGTACATAGCGCCTGCGGCCACACCGATACATACACACTGTGAAATGCGCTAGCGGTGCCAAAAGCGAATGCGAATGCCTTCGTGTCAGCGCGTggaccacacgcacacacacacacacgaaaagaacgaaggcagcggcacattccggcaaacagtgaaatctatcaccaccacaaggagagggtatggtggggggaaaataaaaaaggaatatcaaTGCCTCACCTGAGGGGCACTGAGGGATCTAATGTCAAGGTGGCAAACCAAAGGTCTCCTGATGTAGGATGTTTAGCTGGAAGCGTGTGACACAGCCTTCGTCCCCTCTGCCATCGCGTGCTTCGCGAGGTCAGCAGGCAGCACAAGGCGCACAGCCGTCTGCAACTCGCGAGCGCCCAGGGTCCGCTTCCGGTTCACACGCACGATCGTAGCAGCCTCTGCAGCAATGCGCTCAAACAGGTCGTTCACAAATGAGTTCACGATCTTCATCGTCCGGCTGGTCATCGACATCTGGCTGTTGATCGAGCGGAGTGAGCGGCTGACGTAGACGTTCCATGTGCGCTTGCGCTGGCGCCGcgtcttcttcgcctccttgcGCGTCTTGGCCGGTGTGCTCTTAGGAGTGGCCATCGTTCCCTTGTAGATTGTTGATGCGAGTTGCCTGAGGTAGCTTGTAGCGTGAAATCTatgcacacaccaacaaatcggaggtaacagcaccgcaatacaatgtggaagagaagaaatgaaaaaagaagtagttgcacttcaacgcacaggtaacacgagggcagcgcacgcaagtcaaaggggagaggaagattatgtgaccgcacagcaacagcagcaagcgcGGGTAACAGCTGACAGCGACTTCTTTGCCATGACACGCTGCCTTGCATAGCAGTACATAGCGCCTGCGGCCACACCGATACATACACACTGTGAAATGCGCTAGCGGTGCCAAAAGCGAATGCGAATGCCTTCATGTCAGCGCGTggaccacacgcacacacacacacacacgaaaagaacgaaggcagcggcacattccggcaaacagtgaaatctatcaccaccacaaggagagggtatggtggggggaaaataaaaaaggaatatcaaTGCCTCACCTGAGGGGCACTGAGGGATCTAATGTCAAGGTGGCAAACCAAAGGTCTCCTGATGTAGGATGTTTAGCTGGAAGCGTGTGACACAGCCTTCGTCCCCTCTGCCATCGCGTGCTTCGCGAGGTCAGCAGGCAGCACAAGGCGCACAGCCGTCTGCAACTCGCGAGCGCCCAGGGTCCGCTTCCGGTTCACACGCACGATCGTAGCAGCCTCTGCAGCAATGCGCTCAAACAGGTCGTTCACAAATGAGTTCACGATCTTCATCGTCCGGCTGGTCATCGACATCTGGCTGTTGATCGAGCGGAGTGAGCGGCTGACGTAGACGTTCCATGTGCGCTTGCGCTGGCGCCGcgtcttcttcgcctccttgcGCGTCTTGGCCGGTGTGCTCTTAGGAGTGGCCATCGTTCCCTTGTAGATTGTTGATGCGAGTTGCCTGAGGTAGCTTGTAGCGTGAAATCTatgcacacaccaacaaatcggaggtaacagcaccgcaatacaatgtggaagagaagaaatgaaaaaagaagtagttGCAGTTCAACGCACAGGTAACACGAGGGCAGCGCACGCAAgtcaaaggggagaggaagattatgtgaccgcacagcaacagcagcaagcgcGGGTAACAGCTGACAGCGACTTCTTTGCCATGACACGCTGCCTTGCATAGCAGTACATAGCGCCTGCGGCCACACCGATACATACACACTGTGAAATGCGCTAGCGGTGCCAAAA
This region of Trypanosoma brucei gambiense DAL972 chromosome 10, complete sequence genomic DNA includes:
- a CDS encoding mitochondrial carrier protein, putative — encoded protein: MLGRFDFLGKFRLYFVVVSRLFSFEGDYVAYRLFFVYFVFFTLSFLFVWSRRVVVEFSAFYFFCCFLGGVISGLAHTSMTPVDLVKCGVQVGLYNSMTDGFRSLWRNCGGCWFRSISVFTRGWVPTFFGYSSQGGLKFLLYELLKFWFCSRLEGSAASPMVLSYVSKLGIFVVSSGVAEIFADVALAPWEAVKIIIQTSNVAHTELSYFFPLVYSSEGIYGFYKGLPALWCRQVPYTVVKFLSFEVIVRLAYRYLLTSPSDPAPKYVQLLVSVISGVLAGFLCAAVSHPADTVVSKLNQRVEGSPAADKRKVVQIVRELGWSGLWKGVELRMMMTGALTALQWLLYDSFKVSVGLSATGGNGVRISNHVDSDGRPPGDNK
- a CDS encoding histone H2B, putative, producing MATPKSTPAKTRKEAKKTRRQRKRTWNVYVSRSLRSINSQMSMTSRTMKIVNSFVNDLFERIAAEAATIVRVNRKRTLGARELQTAVRLVLPADLAKHAMAEGTKAVSHASS
- a CDS encoding histone H2B, putative, producing the protein MPAPSFSSAKMRKEAKKKRRQRKRTWNVYVSRSLRSINSQMSMTSRTMKIVNSFVNDLFERIAAEAATIVRVNRKRTLGARELQTAVRLVLPADLAKHAMAEGTKAVSHASS
- a CDS encoding histone H2B, putative, with the protein product MATLRSTPAKTRKEPKKTRRQRKRTWNVYVSRSLRSINSQMSMTSRTMKIVNSFVNDLFERIAAEAATIVRVNRKRTLGARELQTAVRLVLPADLAKHAMAEGTKAVSHASS